The Pseudonocardia broussonetiae DNA segment GCGCTGGAGCACGCCGTGTCCGACCGGCTCGTCGACCGCATCGACTCCCACCTCGGCCACCCGGGGCGCGACCCGCACGGCGACCCCATCCCCCGCGCCGGCGACCGGCAGGAGGAGGAGTGGGGCCTGCGCCTGGACGCCGCCCCCGCCGGCTCCACCTTCGACGTCGAGCGGGTCTACGACCGCGACAGCGCCGCCCTGCGCTACCTGTCGGGGCTGGGCATCCACCCGGGCGTCCGGCTCGACGTCACCGCGCGCCAGCCGTTCGGCGGGCCGCTGTGGGTGCGCGTCGGGGCCGCCGACCACGCGCTGGGCGAGCCGCTGACCCACCTCGTCCACGGGCGGGTGGTCGCGTGAGGCGCCTGGCGGTCGCACTGGTGGTGGGGCTGCTCGCGCTCACCGGCTGCACCTCCACGGCCGCGTCCGGCGACGAGCCGATCGGCGACCGGCCGGTCCGCGTCACCACCACGACCAACTTCATCACCGACACCGTCCAGCGGATCGGCGGCGACGCCGTCGAGGTCACGGGGCTGATGGGTCCCGGTGTCGACCCGCACCTCTACCGCGCGAGCGCCGGTGACGTCCGGACGCTGCGCGAGGCCGACGTCATCTTCTACGGCGGGCTGCAGCTGGAGGGCCGGATGGGCGAGCTGCTCGACGAGCTCGCGGCGCGCCGGCCCACCCGCGCCGTCACCGACGGCATCCCGCGCACCGACCTGCTGGCCCCCGCACCCGGCGCCAACGAGGAGTACGACCCGCACGTCTGGTTCGACGTGAGCCTGTGGCAGCACGTCAGCCGCACGATCGCCGACACCCTGGCCGAGCGCGACCCGGCCCGCGCCGGGACCTACCGCGCCAACCTCGACGCCTACCTGGCCGAGCTGACCGAGCTCGACGGCTACGTGGCGCAGCGGATGGCCACGATCCCGCCGGAGCGGCGGCTGCTGGTCACCTCGCACGACGCCTTCGAGTACTTCGGGCGCCGCTACGGCCTGGAGGTCGCCGGCATCCAGGGGATCTCCACCGCGGCCGAGGCCACCACCGCCGACGTCGAGCGCGTCGCCGAGCTGATCGCGAGCCGCGGGGTGCCCACGGTGTTCGTCGAGTCCTCGGTGCCCCGCCAGACGATCGACGCCCTGATCGCCGCGGCCGCGCAACGCGGGGCGGCCGTCACCGTCGGGGGCGAGCTGTTCACCGACGCCGCCGGTTCACCGGGCACTCCCGAGGGCACCTACACAGGGATGCTCCGCGCCAACGCCGACCTGATCGCCGACGGATTGGGAAGCTGAGATGTTCATGACCGCACGCACGACCGCGCCCGCACCGCCGGTCACCGGCCACGCGCTGGAGATCCGCTCGCTGACGGTGTCCTACCGCTCGGCCCCGGTGCTGTGGGAGGTCGACGCGCACTTCCCGGCCGGGCGGCTCTGCGCGATCGTCGGCCCCAACGGCGCCGGCAAGTCGACGCTGCTCAAGGCGGCGCTCGGGCTCGTCCCGGCCGACGCGGGCCGCGTGCTCATCGACGGCGTCGAAGGTCCGGCCGCGCTCGACCGCGTCGCGTACGTGCCCCAGCGCGAGTCGGTCGACTGGGACTTCCCGATCACCGTCGGCGAGGTCGTGGCGATGGGCCGCTACCGCGCCACCGGCTGGTTCCGCCGCGTGGGGCGGGCCGACCGCGCGATCGCCGCGGAGTGCCTGGAGCGCGTCGGGATGGCCGCGTACGGGAAGCGCCAGATCGGCCAGCTGTCGGGCGGGCAGCGCCAGCGCGTGTTCCTGGCCCGCGCGCTCGCGCAGCAGGCCCCCGTCCTGGTGATGGACGAGCCGTTCGCCGGCATCGACGCCCGCACCCAGTCCGACCTGCTCGCGCTGCTCGGCGGGATCCGCGACGAGGGCGGCTCGGTGGTCGTCGTGCACCACGACATGGCGCAGGTGCGGGCCGCGTTCGACTGGACGCTGCTGCTCAACGTCCGCACGCTGGGCTGCGGTCCCACCGCCGAGGTGCTCACCGCCGAGGCGGTGCGCAGCGCGTACGGCGTGCCCGACGAGGCCGTGGCCTGGGCGGGCTGACATGCTGGGCCTCCCCTACACCGACGCCGTCGTCGTCGTCGGCGCGCTCGTCCTGGGCGTCACCAGCGGCGTGCTGGGCACGTTCGCGGTGCTGCGGCAGCGCAGCCTCGTCGGCGACGCGGTGGCGCACTCGACGCTGCCCGGCGTCTGCGTGGCGTTCCTCGTCGCCGGGGTGAAGGACGTGCCCGGCCTGCTCGTCGGGGCGGCGGTGGCCGGGCTGGTCGCCGCGCTGCTCATGGTCGGCATCGAGCGCACCGGGCGGATCAAGCCCGACACCGCGATCGGCGTGGTCCTGTCGGGCTTCTTCTCCCTCGGCGTCGTGCTG contains these protein-coding regions:
- a CDS encoding metal-dependent transcriptional regulator, which produces MIGDRVPECCTLAHTSAVEDTLRTVFVRSGRGEPVSTSALADELGVSAPTVSIMLKRLTAAGLLRRTDGHLAALTDHGTAHARDVVRRHRLLEAFLAQELGVPWDEVHAEADALEHAVSDRLVDRIDSHLGHPGRDPHGDPIPRAGDRQEEEWGLRLDAAPAGSTFDVERVYDRDSAALRYLSGLGIHPGVRLDVTARQPFGGPLWVRVGAADHALGEPLTHLVHGRVVA
- a CDS encoding metal ABC transporter solute-binding protein, Zn/Mn family — translated: MRRLAVALVVGLLALTGCTSTAASGDEPIGDRPVRVTTTTNFITDTVQRIGGDAVEVTGLMGPGVDPHLYRASAGDVRTLREADVIFYGGLQLEGRMGELLDELAARRPTRAVTDGIPRTDLLAPAPGANEEYDPHVWFDVSLWQHVSRTIADTLAERDPARAGTYRANLDAYLAELTELDGYVAQRMATIPPERRLLVTSHDAFEYFGRRYGLEVAGIQGISTAAEATTADVERVAELIASRGVPTVFVESSVPRQTIDALIAAAAQRGAAVTVGGELFTDAAGSPGTPEGTYTGMLRANADLIADGLGS
- a CDS encoding metal ABC transporter ATP-binding protein; amino-acid sequence: MTARTTAPAPPVTGHALEIRSLTVSYRSAPVLWEVDAHFPAGRLCAIVGPNGAGKSTLLKAALGLVPADAGRVLIDGVEGPAALDRVAYVPQRESVDWDFPITVGEVVAMGRYRATGWFRRVGRADRAIAAECLERVGMAAYGKRQIGQLSGGQRQRVFLARALAQQAPVLVMDEPFAGIDARTQSDLLALLGGIRDEGGSVVVVHHDMAQVRAAFDWTLLLNVRTLGCGPTAEVLTAEAVRSAYGVPDEAVAWAG